One part of the Candidatus Bathyarchaeota archaeon genome encodes these proteins:
- a CDS encoding HAD family hydrolase produces the protein MTIKAVLFDMFDTLMLIQKNHEFYKPSLMRMYRFLSGYGLEVAFERFEATYIEERDRLYAQADLNLEDPHFNVRVAATLKALGYSHLAQDPIVSKATEEFCVEFSKYVVLDEDALATLKALSSKYRLGVISNFAIPECVYSLLKRGGIDGFFEVIVVSGAVNKRKPSPEIFKSTLAMLNVLPSETVFVGDTIDADIEGSKAVGMRSVYIERRLQKQSEKFCPDQTIRSLAELPRAIERC, from the coding sequence ATGACGATTAAAGCTGTTCTCTTCGACATGTTCGATACGCTGATGCTTATACAGAAAAACCACGAATTCTACAAGCCCTCCCTTATGCGGATGTATCGGTTCCTCAGCGGATATGGCCTAGAAGTGGCCTTTGAGCGCTTTGAAGCCACCTACATAGAGGAACGTGACCGACTCTACGCTCAAGCAGACCTCAACTTGGAAGACCCCCACTTCAACGTCCGAGTCGCAGCGACCCTAAAAGCCCTCGGGTACAGCCACCTCGCCCAAGACCCCATCGTGTCGAAGGCAACCGAGGAGTTCTGCGTGGAATTCAGCAAATACGTGGTTTTAGACGAAGACGCCCTGGCAACGCTTAAGGCGCTGAGCAGCAAATACCGGCTTGGCGTCATCTCCAACTTTGCCATACCTGAATGCGTCTACAGCCTCCTTAAGCGGGGCGGCATCGACGGTTTCTTTGAGGTTATAGTGGTTTCCGGCGCAGTTAACAAACGTAAGCCCAGCCCCGAAATCTTCAAGAGCACACTTGCGATGCTGAATGTTTTGCCTTCGGAGACGGTTTTTGTAGGCGATACAATCGACGCTGACATCGAGGGCTCCAAAGCGGTGGGTATGCGCTCAGTTTACATTGAGCGGCGATTGCAGAAGCAGTCGGAGAAGTTTTGCCCTGACCAAACCATCAGGAGCCTTGCGGAGTTGCCGCGGGCGATCGAACGCTGCTGA
- a CDS encoding winged helix-turn-helix domain-containing protein: MLALKHKRRDQLNIIASILHIAKGGVLKTQIMYQANLSFSQRNDYIVFLLNNGLITPAEINGKEGLIITVKGTGFLNRYHELMRLIEPNSTIRQTGQSKRYGKVSSVRSPAATPQGS; the protein is encoded by the coding sequence ATGCTGGCGCTGAAGCATAAGAGACGTGACCAACTTAACATAATCGCAAGCATACTGCACATTGCTAAAGGCGGTGTTCTTAAAACACAAATCATGTACCAGGCGAACCTGAGCTTTTCGCAGCGCAACGACTACATCGTGTTTCTGCTCAACAACGGCTTAATCACCCCCGCCGAGATCAACGGCAAAGAAGGCTTAATCATCACCGTAAAAGGCACCGGATTTCTTAATCGGTACCATGAACTCATGCGGCTCATAGAGCCCAATTCAACCATACGGCAAACCGGACAATCCAAACGCTACGGCAAAGTCAGCAGCGTTCGATCGCCCGCGGCAACTCCGCAAGGCTCCTGA
- a CDS encoding metallophosphoesterase — MVKNLFVGAVSDSHDNIPLIEAAVQTLNAKAVGLVLHAGDYVAPFTIAKFRQLNCPLIGVFGNNDGDHELLKLRFSETKNCTVHDRFTEVVVEGFRIALLHGHETQLLEAILNCGYFDCVVHGHSHNAAVEQRGKTLAVNPGELCGYLTGKPSIAIIDTEKKQATHIQLTP; from the coding sequence ATGGTGAAGAACTTGTTTGTCGGTGCAGTTTCAGATTCTCATGACAACATACCCCTCATAGAGGCAGCAGTCCAAACCCTAAACGCAAAAGCCGTGGGGCTGGTGCTGCATGCAGGCGACTACGTGGCGCCGTTTACCATAGCCAAATTCCGTCAGCTTAACTGCCCCCTCATCGGCGTCTTTGGAAACAACGACGGCGACCATGAGCTGCTTAAACTGCGTTTCAGTGAAACCAAGAATTGCACGGTGCATGACCGCTTCACCGAGGTGGTGGTGGAGGGCTTCCGCATCGCGTTGCTGCATGGACACGAAACCCAGCTTCTTGAAGCCATCCTAAACTGCGGTTACTTTGACTGCGTCGTGCATGGTCATTCTCACAATGCTGCTGTAGAGCAGCGGGGCAAAACGTTGGCGGTGAATCCCGGTGAACTCTGCGGCTATTTAACTGGGAAACCAAGCATAGCCATCATAGATACAGAGAAAAAACAGGCAACCCACATACAACTAACACCCTAA
- a CDS encoding LLM class F420-dependent oxidoreductase, giving the protein MSKLKFGLQHPCFTYDGQGNAIFETVNERAQYVENHGFDGFFVMDHFFQIPYVGAKDEPMLEAWTTISALTQLTSKIKLGTLVTGNIYRNPALLAKMAANVDLMSNGRLILGIGAGWFEEEAKANGIPFFNVAERCKRLEESVQIIKGMWTNPKGFTFQGNYYEVNNALCLPEPIQKPHPPIMIGGGGEKQTLRVVAKYADACNLFGGPRTIKAKLDVLKRHCNNVGRDYGEILKSTLTSVVIAENQGGLDMALAGIREPGVSDEELDEIVLYGTPNEVAAKIEQLMQAGIQYLIVNFRGGPSEKDMLKLFAEKVVPQFQ; this is encoded by the coding sequence ATGTCAAAATTAAAATTCGGTCTTCAGCATCCCTGTTTCACTTACGATGGACAGGGAAACGCTATTTTCGAAACGGTCAATGAAAGAGCGCAATACGTAGAGAACCACGGTTTTGATGGTTTCTTCGTAATGGATCACTTCTTTCAGATCCCGTATGTTGGCGCTAAGGATGAGCCGATGCTTGAAGCCTGGACAACGATTTCTGCGTTAACACAGCTAACAAGCAAAATAAAGCTTGGGACGTTGGTAACGGGGAATATCTACCGCAATCCTGCCCTGCTAGCCAAAATGGCGGCGAACGTTGATTTGATGAGTAACGGTAGATTAATTTTAGGCATAGGCGCAGGGTGGTTTGAAGAAGAAGCCAAAGCCAACGGTATTCCCTTCTTTAACGTTGCGGAACGTTGTAAACGACTCGAGGAATCAGTTCAAATCATAAAGGGAATGTGGACAAACCCCAAAGGCTTCACATTCCAAGGCAACTATTACGAAGTAAACAATGCCCTCTGCCTGCCCGAACCAATCCAGAAGCCGCATCCACCTATAATGATTGGCGGAGGAGGAGAAAAACAAACGCTGCGGGTCGTCGCTAAGTATGCGGATGCCTGCAACCTTTTCGGCGGACCTAGAACCATCAAGGCTAAACTTGACGTGCTAAAGAGGCATTGCAACAATGTTGGGCGAGATTACGGTGAAATATTGAAGAGTACTCTTACGTCGGTGGTAATCGCTGAAAACCAAGGAGGCTTAGATATGGCGTTAGCGGGGATCCGGGAACCAGGGGTTAGTGATGAGGAGTTGGATGAAATTGTCCTCTATGGAACCCCAAATGAGGTAGCAGCAAAAATAGAGCAGTTGATGCAGGCGGGAATACAGTACCTAATCGTTAACTTTAGAGGGGGACCGTCGGAGAAGGACATGTTAAAGTTATTCGCCGAAAAAGTTGTTCCTCAATTCCAATAA